The Athene noctua chromosome 23, bAthNoc1.hap1.1, whole genome shotgun sequence genome window below encodes:
- the FKBP5 gene encoding peptidyl-prolyl cis-trans isomerase FKBP5 — protein sequence MTTDEATKSEGEVQAAAALAERGEDITPARDRGVLKIIKRPGSEDESPMIGDKVYVHYKGKLANGKKFDSSRDRNEPFVFSLGKGQVIKAWDIGVATMKKGEICYLLCKPEYAYGSAGSAPKIPSNATLFFEVELLDFKGEDLFEDGGIIRRIKRKGEGYSNPNEGATVEIHLEGFCGGTRFDCKDVKFVVGEGEDHDIPIGIDKALEKMQRGEHCILYLGPRYGFGEAGKPKYGIQANAELVYEVTLKSFEKAKESWEMDTKEKLEQAAIVKEKGTMYFKEGKYLQAVIQYGKIVSWLEMEYGLSEKESKASDSFLLAAFLNLAMCYLKLREYAKAVECCDKALGLDQDNEKGLYRRGEARLLMNEFELAKCDFQKVLEVNPQNKAAKSQISVCQKKTKEHNERDRRIYANMFTKFAERDAKEAASKTGVEKSAEKAACEKGPKAPGAEGEEAEGHV from the exons ATGACCACTGATGAGGCCACCAAGAGCGAAGGggaggtgcaggcagcagcagctctcgCGGAGCGCGGGGAGGACATCACGCCGGCTCGAGACCGAGGGGTCCTGAAG ATCATTAAGCGACCCGGGAGCGAAGATGAGTCCCCCATGATCGGGGACAAGGTTTATGTCCACTACAAAGGCAAACTGGCCAATGGTAAAAAATTTGACTCCAGCCGCGATCGGAACGAGCCCTTTGTCTTCAGCCTGGGCAAGG GTCAGGTAATCAAGGCATGGGACATCGGGGTGGCTACCATGAAGAAGGGAGAGATCTGCTACTTGCTCTGCAAACCCGAGTACGCGTATGGCTCTGCTGGCAGTGCCCCCAAAATCCCCTCCAACGCCACCCTCTTTTTTGAG gTCGAGCTGCTTGACTTCAAAGGCGAGGACTTGTTTGAGGATGGAGGGATAATCCGGAGGAtcaagaggaagggagaaggttATTCAAACCCTAATGAAGGTGCCACGGTGGAAA TTCACCTGGAGGGTTTCTGCGGCGGCACCAGGTTCGACTGCAAAGATGTGAAGTTCGTCGTGGGCGAAGGGGAGGACCACGACATCCCCATCGGCATCGACAAAGCCCTGGAGAAGATGCAGAGGGGAGAGCACTGCATCCTCTACCTCGGGCCACG GTACGGCTTTGGCGAGGCGGGGAAGCCCAAATACGGAATCCAGGCCAACGCAGAGCTGGTCTACGAGGTGACGCTGAAAAGTTTTGAAAAG GCCAAGGAGTCGTGGGAGATGGACACCAAAGAgaagctggagcaggctgccaTCGTCAAGGAGAAGGGCACGATGTACTTCAAG GAAGGCAAATACCTGCAGGCAGTGATTCAGTACGGGAAGATCGTGTCCTGGCTGGAAATGGAATATGGCTTGTCTGAGAAAGAGTCAAAAGCCTCCGACTCCTTCCTCCTGGCTGCCTTCCTCAACTTGGCCATGTGCTACCTGAAGCTGCGAGAGTACGCCAAAGCTGTCGAGTGCTGCGACAAG GCACTAGGACTGGACCAGGACAACGAGAAGGGCTTGTACCGGCGGGGTGAAGCCAGGTTATTGATGAATGAGTTCGAGCTGGCAAAATGTGACTTTCAAAAAGTGCTGGAAGTAAATCCACAGAACAAAGCAGCCAAATCCCAGATCTCTGTCTGCCAGAAGAAGACAAAGGAGCACAACGAGCGGGACCGGAGGATCTACGCCAACATGTTCACAAAGTTTGCGGAGAGGGATGCAAAG GAAGCAGCTAGCAAAACCGGGGTCGAAAAATCAGCCGAGAAAGCAGCTTGTGAAAAGGGACCGAAAGCTCCCGGTGCTGAAGGTGAAGAGGCTGAAGGACACGtatga